The Magnolia sinica isolate HGM2019 chromosome 9, MsV1, whole genome shotgun sequence genome contains a region encoding:
- the LOC131255601 gene encoding ABC transporter B family member 7-like has product MESREVLADLKAAGATWVQFDEPKLVLDLDFHQLKAFADAYLQMEESLSGLKVIVETYFADVPAGAYKTITSSKGISAIEFDLVRGEKTLELIKSLGFPPSKYLFAGVVDGRNIWANDLTTSLKTLKALESKVGKGRATAYKMFETIKRKPEINSYDTSGIVLEDIYSDIELRDVCFSYPARPDIHVFSGFSLHVPSGMTVALVGESGSGKSTVISLLERFYDPQAGEVLMYGINLKKLQLGWIREKIGLVSQESILFTTTIKENIAYGKAGATLEEIRIVTEITNAARFIDKMLQVTCLYSFFLFGKFILLSQRCCGWKARKGRHL; this is encoded by the exons AGAGGTTTTGGCTGACTTGAAAGCAGCTGGGGCTACTTGGGTGCAGTTCGATGAGCCAAAGCTTGTGCTGGATTTGGACTTTCATCAACTGAAAGCATTTGCAGATGCTTATTTACAGATGGAAGAGTCCTTATCTGGTCTGAAGGTTATTGTTGAGACCTACTTTGCTGATGTGCCGGCTGGAGCATATAA GACTATCACGTCATCGAAGGGCATCTCGGCTATTGAGTTTGATCTGGTTCGTGGAGAGAAGACCCTTGAATTGATCAAGAGTTTGGGTTTTCCTCCCAGCAAGTATCTGTTTGCTGGAGTTGTTGATGGTCGTAACATTTGGGCTAATGATCTCACAACATCTCTTAAGACGTTGAAAGCTCTTGAGAGCAAGGTTGGCAAAG GGCGAGCAACAGCATACAAGATGTTTGAGACCATCAAACGGAAACCAGAGATCAACTCATACGACACAAGTGGAATTGTGTTGGAAGATATCTACAGTGATATAGAACTGAGAGATGTTTGCTTTAGCTACCCTGCAAGACCTGACATTCATGTATTTTCTGGGTTCTCGTTGCATGTTCCAAGCGGCATGACTGTGGCTCTAGTTGGAGAGAGCGGCAGTGGGAAGTCGACAGTGATCAGCCTGTTGGAGAGGTTCTATGACCCCCAAGCTGGTGAAGTGCTCATGTATGGCATCAACTTGAAGAAGCTGCAGCTTGGATGGATCAGAGAGAAGATTGGTCTTGTTAGCCAAGAGTCCATCTTATTCACAACTACTATAAAGGAGAATATCGCATATGGTAAGGCGGGTGCTACATTGGAAGAAATCAGAATAGTAACTGAGATCACTAATGCTGCAAGGTTCATAGACAAGATGCTACAGGTCACTTGCTtgtactctttttttctttttggtaaatTCATCTTACTCTCTCAAAGATGTTGTGGGTGgaaggctaggaaaggaagacactTATAG